The sequence below is a genomic window from Lolium perenne isolate Kyuss_39 chromosome 7, Kyuss_2.0, whole genome shotgun sequence.
GTAGCATCATCGAATCGCTTATCGCCTGCTCGTCTTCCCAACTCCTCGTTTCCCAGAGAAAAGATGCTTAGGTCTCAAGGTGGGGATGATACGGTCACCCTCTCCTTTGCGGGCCTCCTTGTTCCTGTTCTTGGTAGAGTCCCTTGATTTCTTGATGGCCTTCTTCTTTTGATCCGAGTCCCTGAGCCCTTCACCTGGTACGACCTCAGTCATTGGTCGTGATTGGGACCTGGACCTAGACCTAGTTCGTAGTTTCTTGTCGGAGTGCTGCCCATCCACCTCCATATCGTCACCCTCAGCTCTGCTCAGTGACCTCTCACGCTTACGGCCTCTTGACTGGCTGCGGATCCGTTTCACTGCCGCAGTAGGATCAACACCCATGGATGTAAGTTGCCTGCCCAGTCTCTTGGTTGTGAATTTCCTATCTTTGTCATGCTTCCTAGGAACAATAGGACGGCTCTCTGCAGTGCTCTTCTTCAtcctgtgctcttggatgagcatTGCCTTCTTCTTCCTAATTTTACCCAATATTTCACGCTGTTCTTCAGTTAGTTCATCATGGCCATCAATCATGAAAGCATCTTGAGCAGCTTCTTCTTCAAGACGAAGACCCTCCTCCCTTTCCAACTCTTCACACCTTTCCAGGATATCTGGATCCAGGAAATCAGCAACATTATGCCCATTCAGTATCTCAGGGAGAATGTCCTCCTTCCATTCATCATTGGCCAATAGGTAATGCTTCTTGAGACTGGCAGAATAGACACCAGCACCTCCATTCTCGTTCTCAAGGTCCCTCTCAAGTTTCTTCTTTTCCTTTGCAGCAGCAATTGCTTGAGCTTCAACAACAGCCTGAGGGATGCAAGTAGGCCTATCCCTATTGTCACGAGGCTTGGGCATAGCAACATGAAATCTATTCAAGCAGTCATTGATCTTCTTTGATTTCATCTTGATCTCCACCCTCTGTTCAAGAAGCCGCTCACACGCAGCATTTTTGACAGCCATCACACCCTCATCTGTCAAAGCACTCATTGTTAACAGAACACCCTCCTCATTAGGATCTCCAGATTGAGGTAAAGTCTTCATAGCTTCTGACTTCATCTCCATTACCAGCTTCATGTCCTCCTCAGAAAGCCCTTCAAGGGGCTGCAAGTCAGTCTTGTTGCAAACAATGACTAGAGGCTTATTCATGAACAGAGATTTTATACTGTGGAAGAGTGCAGCTTGCTGAGCAATAGTATACCCACAAGAACCAGAGATGTCCAAGAAGAAAAGCACAGCAGCCCTCAAGTGTGCAAGAGCAGTGATACTGCACATTTCTATGATATTTCTGTCCTCAAAAGGCCGATCAAGGATTCCTGGGGTGTCAATCACTTGGTACCGAAGATACTTGTAATCTGCGTGGCCAACAAACAGAGACTTCGTTGTAAAAGCATAAGGCTGCACATCCACATCAGCCCTTGTGACCTTGTTCATGAAAGAGCTCTTCCCAACATTTGGATAGCCACAGATCAATATAGTGCGGGTGTTTGGGTCTATTGATGGAAGCCTGGCCATGTGCTGCCTGATCTGCTCAAGGTATGCCAAACTAGGAGTGATACGCTTCAGAACAGTACACATGCGACCAAGTGCAGCTACCTTCAGGCACTTGCACCGGTACAGGGTATCTCCATACTTGAGCAGCCTCAGATAGTCCTTGGAGATCTTTGCAATGATGTTTCTAGCTGTATTGATCTGACCCAAAGCAAGTTTGTAGTGATCCTTGTTATAGAGCACATGAAGCAGATCGCCATAGAAAGGATGGATGTCATCCAGTCGAGGAAACTCATCTATGATGGTGGACAGCTTCTCATAGAAGTTCTGCTGGGTATACCGAACCTTACGCATATAGAACTGGCGAATGCGGTTGATAGCATAGCCCTTGTGGACAACAGTCGGTGTTTGCCTCTGAGTGCGGGACAAGATTATGTCGATGAAGTCCTTCCCAGGAGGGACAACAGTGATCTTCTTGAAATTATACTGCACCATCTTGCCGATATAAAGTTTGGCTACTTGTTCCTGCAATACAAACAAACATCAGGTCAACGAATGCAGGAAAAACAGCAAGAAAACAAATGCATAAACTGGTAAAACAAAATGGAGAAAAAAAAAAGCAATACACAGCAGGGGGAAATCTAGCAATCACTACATACAGAGAACATCAATCTGTAATTATATTAATAATTATAATACTCCAGATTCATGCCCAGAATTATCAGTGCATCCTTGTAACAGAACCAAAACTTTAACTTAAATAGTATGAGATCAAAGGCAGAAAAAAGGAAGTAAGAAGAATAATTTCCAACCAAACTTAGCAGGGAAAAATCTAGCAATAACTACATACAGAGAACATCAACCTGTAATTATATTAGGTAATACTCAAGATTCCTGCCCAGAATTACAAGTGTATCCTTGTAACAGAACCGAAACTTTGACGTAAATAATAGGAGAACCAAGGCAAAACCAACTTTCTTTATTCACAGTTAAACATAATTAAAGCATAAGTATAACCAGTTAGCATCACAGCCAGGAGACTACCTCAGGCACTGAAATACTACACGATTTAATTATAACAAAAACAAAGCATAGAGACCTTGGTAACATACAGAAACATCCTCTCATAGGAAGCAGCACAACAGCAACAGTTCATGCTTTCATAATTAGGGCGTTTAAAACTGGAAGTAGGGCTAATTCAGATATAGCAATACCAGAGTCTAAGTCCAGGTCAAAAAAAAACGTGTCTAAGCCGGCAGCAGCTAACTACTCAAATCCCCAGCCCTATTGAGCCGGTTGTTACAAATTCTACAATCAGTACAAGAACACGCCGAAACACAGAAGAAAAGCTTGGTTTCCACAAAATTTCTGGACAGACTTCAACTACGAGCGGGCATGGAAAGGCTGAACCGAACCACGAATTCACACACCAAGAACCGCAGCTTTCCTGCCATCCGAACGGATCATCAAAGAAAACCAGGCATATGACTCTACGAGACGGTCTACAGGCGAGAACGCAAGAAGAGAACACAGGGGGAACGTCGGGCGCAACTTACgtcgtgcggcggcggcggggggagcTTCGCCTCGGTTTAGGCGGCGTCCTGGCGGCGGACGGAgtggggaggaggaagaggagggttTACGGTCGGGTTTCTCCGAGCATTTTATGGTGGTGACCAAATGGGCTTTCATCGGCCCATTTAGCAGTTCTTTGCCAGGCCCATTATTATTTCCGGAGGCGGTGGTGGTCCGAGGCTCCACCACGGCTCAGCCTTCCCCCACCCCACTCGCCGTCTCCCGCCGTCGTGGAAGGCGACCGGCGGCTCCCCACCGCCGCTTCCGGAAGGTTCGTCTCATAGGCTCTCTTAGCCTTCCCTCCCGCCGCCTCTTGCTTCTGTGTGGTGATTCGTTCGGCCCGGCCGGTGATTATGGTGCTGATTCGTGGTTTGTGGGGTGTTGTTCTAGGGTTCGGACGCAGTAGGCTCGGCTGCTGCGATGCTCTCCAGGATTTCCCAGCTCGGTGCCCGGCTCCTGCGCGAGACCAGAGCTGGTTGGTATCTTTTCTATCCCCTTTCTCCTCCTATGCTACCTGTGCTAATAGGAATCAGTAGTATAAAATTGTTTGTGTTTAGCCTGATGATGTGACCAAGTAACAATGTGAAGTTGTGAATTCATAGAATGCGATGCTTACATGAAGTATGCCGTGCTCGCAGCCATTGCTTCGCACTTGTGGCTACCATTTACCTTCTAACTAGATTGTAATTGTTGATTATGTCACTATGCTAGCAAATGTCCTTAGTTGACAGTTCCATTTCTCGCTTTCTTGTCTTGAGAAACCGTCTGGGTTGATGTACAGCTAATCCCCTTCACCTTTGACCCCTTTAGTGAAGGTGCATATATGGTTCTGCCTTCTCATTGAGGTtcattattgtaaattttatgcaGCTGGCAACTTAACAAGCCATAGAAGCAGTTACTACCATGGTCAACTCACTCGACATTTAGCTCCAGCGGTTAGTCCTATTGCTCTATAATCGTTGCAATTGTGTTCATGCCCTTCATACATTCTGTAACTGAGAAGATATCCAAGGCAGTGATATAGTTTTTCTTATTTACATTGTGCATATAGTAATTTGTAGTGTTTCAGTCCAATTATCTAGTTTTCTAAAAAATATTACTAAAGATTATATTTGCTCTCCTGTGCATCTTTTGCCACCTCCAGTTATATGTACAAACAGTGCATTTGTAAAAAAAAATTGTATGTCCAGAAATGATGATTTATATTTGccaattttcttttgttttgaattttgagCCATGCATTTAACAAATATGTGTGTGTATTATGAACTCTGTTCTATATTTTTCAGAAGAGCATCCTCTTCTCCACTGCCACaactagtagtcatcatgatgaaGGCAGTCAGGACAAAGAGAAGTGAGTGTATCTGTCCCTTCTTTCAGATTTTCTGCAGCATGAAATTTGATAACCTATCCATCTTTGGAGTAAGCAGCATATTCCTGAGCATTTCTCACGTTTGATGGGCTGCTCCTTTCGCCTCTAAATGAAATAGCTTCCCTGAAACAATAGCTTGAACTGTCCTGAACAGACCATTTTTCTCTGTCTGAACGGAATCTCTGAATGCTAATATTCGGATTTGAGCAATTATTTGACATGGGAGAAGGAATTGATCTTCTGACAAGACCAATTTTGTCTGTCCTGAACAGAATCTCTGTAACATTTGTCAACAAGGATGGCACCGAGCAGACAATCAGAGTTCCCGTTGGAATGTCCATGTTAGAAGCTGCTCATGAGAACGGCATTGAACTTGAAGGTTATAATTTCAATTAATGGAAGCTTTATGTTTTCCATCTTCTCCATTTGCTCCCTACATAAGCCTGTAGTAGGTGAATGCTATCTGATACGGCCAGCTTTTTTAAACCTAACTGCTCATTCACCTGACACCCGACCCACATATCATGCACTCTCTGTTACATGACTTCACTGTCTTCCATTTATTAACTGGATATGTTATTTTCTCCTTTTATGATCGTGCAGCTGATTTTCAATTTTAGGTAATAACCTTGCCTAGCATTTTGGTTACTGCAGGAGCATGTGAAGGATCGCTGGCATGTTCTACTTGTCATGTCATAGTGATGGTATGTTCTACATATGAGCCATTTTAGTTTTGTTCTGCCATACAAGCTGAAGTACTGCTGACTAGCAATTTAAATCTTATCCAGGATGTAGAACATTATAACAAGCTAGAGGATCCAACAGACGAAGAAAACGATATGCTAGACCTTGCATTTGGGCTCACTGAAACGTAAGTGAAAATCTCCTAGCGTATTCTTGTTTGTTTATCCATTTTACATGAACCCCTCAAGTTTTGCTTTATAGGCATCATACAGACAAAGAAGCGCACTAATTTTCTAGAATTGGCATATGTATTGAGCCCTTTAGGCAATTGTCAGATAAGTCTTTGAGCACTTTGACATGTGCATTCTGCCCTTTAGGCAATTGCCAGAAAATTATTGTAACACCTATATGCAGCCATTAGGAACTACGGTTGCTCGTATAGTACTTGTGTTAACGATCAACAGTAGCTAAAGATAACTTTAACTATAACTGAGAATATTGCTAAATGGTTTATTCTCCCCAACCACACCTGTATAACTTCTGTATAAATGCCATGGTAGTTTGGTATTTTATTTGCTGAAAGAAAACTGTTTGTTTGTATTGTGCAATCAAGACTTCAGCAGTTTGCTACATAACATGTTCCAGATCTCGTCTTGGCTGCCAAGTAATAGCGAAGCCTGAACTTGATGGTGTCCGACTGGCCTTACCTGCAGCAACCAGAAACTTCGCGGTAGATGGCTTT
It includes:
- the LOC127317852 gene encoding nucleolar GTP-binding protein 1, which translates into the protein MVQYNFKKITVVPPGKDFIDIILSRTQRQTPTVVHKGYAINRIRQFYMRKVRYTQQNFYEKLSTIIDEFPRLDDIHPFYGDLLHVLYNKDHYKLALGQINTARNIIAKISKDYLRLLKYGDTLYRCKCLKVAALGRMCTVLKRITPSLAYLEQIRQHMARLPSIDPNTRTILICGYPNVGKSSFMNKVTRADVDVQPYAFTTKSLFVGHADYKYLRYQVIDTPGILDRPFEDRNIIEMCSITALAHLRAAVLFFLDISGSCGYTIAQQAALFHSIKSLFMNKPLVIVCNKTDLQPLEGLSEEDMKLVMEMKSEAMKTLPQSGDPNEEGVLLTMSALTDEGVMAVKNAACERLLEQRVEIKMKSKKINDCLNRFHVAMPKPRDNRDRPTCIPQAVVEAQAIAAAKEKKKLERDLENENGGAGVYSASLKKHYLLANDEWKEDILPEILNGHNVADFLDPDILERCEELEREEGLRLEEEAAQDAFMIDGHDELTEEQREILGKIRKKKAMLIQEHRMKKSTAESRPIVPRKHDKDRKFTTKRLGRQLTSMGVDPTAAVKRIRSQSRGRKRERSLSRAEGDDMEVDGQHSDKKLRTRSRSRSQSRPMTEVVPGEGLRDSDQKKKAIKKSRDSTKNRNKEARKGEGDRIIPTLRPKHLFSGKRGVGKTSRR
- the LOC127317853 gene encoding adrenodoxin-like protein 1, mitochondrial gives rise to the protein MVVTKWAFIGPFSSSLPGPLLFPEAVVVRGSTTAQPSPTPLAVSRRRGRRPAAPHRRFRKGSDAVGSAAAMLSRISQLGARLLRETRAAGNLTSHRSSYYHGQLTRHLAPAKSILFSTATTSSHHDEGSQDKEKISVTFVNKDGTEQTIRVPVGMSMLEAAHENGIELEGACEGSLACSTCHVIVMDVEHYNKLEDPTDEENDMLDLAFGLTETSRLGCQVIAKPELDGVRLALPAATRNFAVDGFVPKPH